The DNA window GTATACGTAGAAAATATATGACTTGATGAATTTGGTCTTCAGGGCTTAAGCGGTGTGGAAAAAGTTGTAGGCTTAGATGGTTAAACTATCTCCGACCCAACATCAAGCATGGGGGATTCACTGAAGAAGAAGACAATATCATCTGCAGCCTCTATATCAGTATTGGCAGCAGGTTAGTAATTGCTTGTCCTTTTGCCCTTGTCAGCTATGCTTTTGTCTGTAGAACAAATTCTTCATCCTTGGACATAAATCCTAATTAGTACAAAGATTTCCATGTTCTTTCCTGATGATCTTCAATATTATTACcaaattttaattatgtgaAGTGCATGTTCGCCATGTTAGGTGGTCAATCATCGCAGCCCAGTTGCCTGGAAGAACGGACAATGATATCAAAAATTATTGGAACACCAGACTGAAAAAGAAGTTGCTGGGAAGGCGTAAACAATCCCAAATGAACCGACTTTCGGGCTCAGGCCAAAAGGATGCAAATGGTGGTATCGAGGAAAACACCTGGCAAAACTTGAGTAGCTCAGCTCTTGAGAGGCTTCAACTCCATGTGCAACTTCAGAGCCTACAAAACCCTTTCTCTTTTTACAATAATCCAGCACTTTGGCCCAAGTTAAATCCCCTTCAAGAGAAGATGATCCAAAGCCTCCAAAATCTGACTGAATCCCAGAATCCATCAATGCAACAAGTTTCTCCTAGCCCTCAATCTGGATTGGGCCAAAATGTTGAATTCCTCGAGCAAGCTGCTATTTCTTCTAGGCTTCAACAAGAGCTAGAGAACTCTATTAACCCTTTGAATCCCGGAAATAGTCCCATAGACTCAACCTTGGCTCCAAAATCAAACGTTATGCAACAGCCTGGTTCAGAATATCAGCCCATTTCAACATTTACACCAGCTGAAATTGATAATCTTCTCAGCAGCAAAACCGCTAGTTTTCTATCATCAGATAATCAGATGGCTGAATTTGATTGCTTCAAAGAGATAGACGGTGTGAGGGACGCCCTGATGTGGTGGTCTAATGACATGGATACAAATTCAGCATCCTCGAACTCTTGGGATTCTGCTTCTCTTCTTCAACAATCCGGAGGAATGTATCAGGATTATGCAGTAGGGTACAATATGTAAGCAAGCCTAGTAGCTAGGCTAGTCCAAGTCATATGAACTTCTAGGAGAATATTGTTTTACTCATAAGAAGGAGAAGATGGAAAAACTGATGGCTGAGTTGTTGTAAATTGTGTGAATAATGTTATGTCCTTGTATTCTTGCAAATATGTATTCGATATGACTGTTGATCGACAGAACAGCTTTATATGAATTTGAGCGTCGTGTTAAAGTTCCCGTCCCATTGCATTGACATTTTTCGGTCATGTTCATACAAACCAGCCAAGGCGCTAAGTAGCCTGAAGCTTAGAGACAAAACATTGGAATGAAAAAGATGCAGAACATACAATATTTAAGGAATTATTTTGATGAAATGTGTTCATAGCTGGAATTAGAAGGTGGAAAATATCTACCAAAAGAGATACATGAAAAGGGAATAATATTCACAATTAGCAAGAAATAACAGAGTTATATCAATCTGCTTCAAGATTCAGATTTTTAAGAAGCAGGAGGTTATACCCTTCATTTAACGGTTCATTCCCCGCACCTTTAAATTACTAGTTCCATTTTGTCTTTTCAAATTCTTCCACTTCAACCTCCGGTGCAGATTTGACATGTTTACCCGCAAGTTGAGAAAAATGGCTAAACTAAAGTCACTAAATGCTGATACCTTAAGGTATACCCACCCCATCCACACAGCCTTTTTCCCCCGGccaccaaaagaaaaggaaaagaagaaaagatagGGAGGAGCATCTGAAGTGCCTGAGTGAAAATTTATAATAGAGTGTAGGCTCTCCAGTTAGCATTTTGGGTTTGACCGTAAATTGGTTTAGTTGGGGTTCGGATTTTTAcgtatataaataaaaatagaaacaTTTTGAGCATTTATACACCCCAACCAGGAAAAGTAAACTGCATATGAGTATGACAAATTCAATGTTTTGGCCTACCAGTTTTCTAACAAAATGCTCTGTGtgttttttcatcttttcacttGTTTCCATGTTGTGAGTTTACCGCTGGTACTTTTGGTGTTTGGAAGCGGGTAAGATGGCCAACTAATCTATCCTCCGGCTAGAAAAAGCAACAAAGTATCACTTATTACTTTCATAATCTTTTTCCATGAGGGGAcactttattatttttggtaaaGAAATTCTTTGGAAAGAGATATTTACACTTCCAAATCAGCCTCTTACACTCCTTGGATGCATATAATTTAGTGAGTGAATTAgagtacccaaaaaaaaaaaagactaaaaaGGGAGTGCGAATATCAATTCCCAAttgttttctcaaaattcaCTACAGAATCCAACCTACACAACAATGAAATCTACACCAGCTGCATCAAAAAGGTTTCTATCCGCAAACCCATATTGTTAACTTATCAACACATCCTATGTATGCTCAATTTTATAAACCTCTTACAAAACATGCGTGCTTAAATTTGCAATAGGCATTATTGAGAGTTTGAAAATGCAAAAGCTTTCCCGTTTggaattattattttttggagttttgatATTAAAAAAATGTACTGTGGcgatttgaaattaaaaaaaaaagtaaatgagaAATGtgtttacaaaaaatataaaatttttttggagaaaaattgcaatccaaacatagCGGCCTATGGCAAGCAAACTTAATGACATGTCTTCCAACAAAATTAATTCGCCCTAGTTCTACATTGATAGTGTATCTGGTTAACTTCCacaattttgtttttaaaaatttataacATTGCAAAAGCATGTGATGCCTTCAAATTCTAGACAAAATACTGAAATGAGTAGTGTTTTTGGATCTCTATTTCTTTACTGCCGCCgataaaaaaaatccaaaaatgaagaaagtaGACAAGGCCCAAGTAACAGAAAGTCAACAAAGGTTTCTTGCAAGTTCCAACTAATGGACCTTTATCGGCCATAATGATCTTAACTTACTAAACGTGGAAGCCTTGTCCTACTATATTAAGGCCAGAGGCCCGACTAGAATGGAAAAGGCCTATGACAGTCTGACTCGGCTATGCCCGTAAAAACTTCCCGGTGCTTTTCCCTGAGCTCAAGATTTCCCAAATGGGGAATGCACTCCATCCCCCAACACTGTTCCTCGCTCCATTTCCACTATGAGAGAATTTCACACAGTGACGGTGTAGAAAAATGAAACTCTCTCTATCTACCTCCAAAAATTGGCCCCAAATAGTATAAAACTGGAAAAGAAGAAACAGATCGACTTAGAATAACTGCTACCGCAGTAGTGTTATGTTTAAGTAGTTCAAATATCTTGTCATGTGATTCTAGAACAAAAATTATgatctaaaaataaaaagaaatgatGCACTTGGACTTCATCTAATAAAATATGGTCACaacaataaaaatatatatatattgaaaaagggtaaaatcaaattggatttttatttttggattttcaaagaaaaaggatttatagttttacaaaatgacataAATACCAAAATATCTCCCTTTTGATTTCTGATGAGAAAGACATTTAACTGAAACTACTACCTTCCAGCAATAATAAACAATGAACCATATAAagaatatgcaaaaaaataaaaaatccaccCAAAAAAAAGGCAACATCCATCTAACCACACATTTCCATAAGAAGCTACAATtaagtaaatttttgtataaagCAGATATACCTAAGGAGATCCATCATCATGATCACAGTTTTTAACCCAAAACcaggagaaagaaaaaggtaAGTAACCAGAAATGAAGCTAGATAGAAAGAGATAATCAAACGTAAAATATATGCTGCTAGTACTGTATACAGCTGATGAATGATGATGATGCACTTGTAGCTTGAAGACTTTAGAAGAGGCAGCGTTGGCAGAAGAACAACCCTTTGCCTTTAGTCCATATCAAGATCCATCATCATGATCATCATGATCACTTCATACCCCGAAACCAGGACAAAGAATAAGGTAAATATCCAGAAATATAGCTGATATAAGAGATTAATGAGGTTCCTTCAAaggtatatataatatattctaCTATAGTACTATATATTTACAGCTGATCAATGATGATACGCTTGTAGTTTGAATACTTTAGGAGAAGCAGCATCGGAAGAAGTGGAGACCTTTGCTTTTATTAGTCCTGGGATCAGTAGTCTTAGGATTATTGCCAGGGAAAACGGTGACGTTCTGGAACTTAACTTCACTCTTGTACTCAGTACTGTTGCACCCTCCAGGTTCATAGGAAGACACGTAGGTGACCTCTTCCTTAAACccaagttttccagatttctcgTCCACGAAATGTCCAGCCTCGTGGGTTTTGGTGAACTCCCTGGTTGACGTACAGATTCCTCGGTGCTCCTTGTGAACAACCTTTTTAATGGTGCTTCTAGGCTCATATGGTTCATCGTTTCTGGCCCTTGCCATGGCCAAACCATAACCATGAAATGAAGCTGCAGGGACTATTTCATTGTGCCCTCTACCCAGTGTACGGCAGTAGGGTGCATGAGGGACTATATGATGATTGTACCCATTGTTCCAGTGGCAGTGTTCTTCACCCATTTTTTGGATGGATGCAGAAGAAATGGGAGAGGGATTTTTGGATGTAAGGATTTGGGATGTAGGCTGGTGTTTGCTTGTTCTTGTTTCTGTGATCAGGATTTGTTGCTGGTGCAGTTTGTAGTGTTCAGGATGCTATTTATGGGGAGAGACTAGGATGGTTTCTTGTGGACTTCAAAAACTGTCAGTAGTTTACAATAAATTTTGGTGTCCATTAAGAAGTACACATACAAGGTTCCTGGCTTGTCCAGGGTTCGAGTCCCGCTGTTAACGTATACGATGTGGAGTGGGGCCTCCTCTCCCGAATCACACAGGGGATTAGTTgggccccgtaaggattgacccggacacccctgtgtcgacaaaaaaaaaaaacacattcaGGTTCTTTTTGAATTAAACAAAAATTCtgaatttttataatttaagtTATAGAAATTAAGTTAGTGGTTCGTGTTATCTATTGAGTCTTCttatatagaaaaaaaaaactttacatTACAGAAATATGAACTgtatttatttggaaaaatgtACTAGTAGTTAAGGTTAACTAGACTGGGACATGAGTAAGGAAGTGTTTTGACGATTACGTATGATGATCTCAAgtaattttgatgaatttacaTTCTTATCATTTACTTAGGAAAATTATTTCTAGCTCTCTAATCTTTGAGAAAAATGTGCGTATTTGTgagttgagaaaaaaaaaaaaaggaatttagCAGCACAATTATCaaatatattaataaatttctattatagaaaatttttggatatAAATTGAATGGCGGTTAATGTGTTATTTTATCTTGAACAGCTAATCTACTCAGTAACAGGTGAATTATGCCACTAAAACAAACTGCCTATAGGAAATACTCTCTATCCATTTGGTACTCCAGTGTACTGCATCATGATACTCTGGAACAAAATTTGTTTGGTACTAAACAAAACAGGCTTCCGAGCGAATGGCCTCTAAATCTGTGGGCTCATCTGTACCTAAAAGTctgatttttgttgtttttgggGTGTGCTGAACACAAAGGATAAATCCATTCAAGGTatcatcctttttctttttggagaTTTGGCTACTTTAGCATTGAGCTGAAAATGACCAAAAGATGAATTTGCAATTGTATGTAGCATGTACAACTGTAGGCCGGTGCTCTTTCTTTGgcagcaagaaaagaaaaccatATCCCAATATCGTCCCATCGCCATTCAATGCATGGCTTCTTACTCATTCCCAGTTATCCGCTTTTACTATGAGAGAATCTCACACAGTGAAAGTGTACAGAAGGAGTAATGGAGAGTAACCTCTCTATACCAACCAAAAAAAGATTGGCATTTTTAGTCATTATCCCATTTCATAAGTTATGGAAGCAAAGGCACTTCAAATAGATGGTAGTGATAGTATACGTGTTTTTAAGTAGTTCAATTACTCGTCATGTGATGCTAACGGACGATTATGAACGAAGGGTGGGTCAATACGAAAAAATGATTGAGGGTTTCAACCAAAATGGATTCATTTATCCTTTTGGCTCGTGAAATATAGGCATTAAAAAATTGACCCAATTTCAGATGGGATAAAGAGCTGATACTTAAACCTGCAATCTTCCAATGGAACAAGCACTAGGattaaagaaaatgcaaaaatcaatTTCCaccaataaagaaaatgcaacaTCCATTAGATCCTCATATTTCCATAAGAAGCTACAATTAAGTAAAAATTATCTAAAGCAGAAGTACCCATTAAGCATATCAAGTTCCGTAATCTTGATCATCAGTTCATAACCCTGAACCTAAAAGTAGGAAAGACTAGAGATAA is part of the Coffea eugenioides isolate CCC68of chromosome 6, Ceug_1.0, whole genome shotgun sequence genome and encodes:
- the LOC113772871 gene encoding transcription factor MYB36 produces the protein MGRAPCCDKANVKKGPWSPEEDAKLKAYIEKHGTGGNWIALPQKIGLKRCGKSCRLRWLNYLRPNIKHGGFTEEEDNIICSLYISIGSRWSIIAAQLPGRTDNDIKNYWNTRLKKKLLGRRKQSQMNRLSGSGQKDANGGIEENTWQNLSSSALERLQLHVQLQSLQNPFSFYNNPALWPKLNPLQEKMIQSLQNLTESQNPSMQQVSPSPQSGLGQNVEFLEQAAISSRLQQELENSINPLNPGNSPIDSTLAPKSNVMQQPGSEYQPISTFTPAEIDNLLSSKTASFLSSDNQMAEFDCFKEIDGVRDALMWWSNDMDTNSASSNSWDSASLLQQSGGMYQDYAVGYNM